From a single Xyrauchen texanus isolate HMW12.3.18 chromosome 26, RBS_HiC_50CHRs, whole genome shotgun sequence genomic region:
- the LOC127620203 gene encoding PITH domain-containing protein 1-like isoform X2 yields the protein MEWSQTKNVLHFSLNYRRSCNKKFVESDADEELLFNIPFTGSVKLKGIIIAGEDDESHPAEMRLYKNIPHMSFDDTSREPEQAFRLNRDPLAELEYPTKIARFSNVQHLSIHISRNFGAESTRVYYIGLRGEYKEAHRHEITICNYEAAANPADHKVENITPQPQFIS from the exons ATGGAATGGAGCCaaactaaaaatgtattgcattttagTTTAAATTATAGGCGATCTTGCAACAAAAAG tttgttgaAAGTGATGCTGACGAGGAACTTCTGTTCAATATACC GTTTACAGGCAGTGTGAAGCTGAAGGGAATCATTATTGCTGGGGAAGATGATGAGTCACACCCTGCTGAAATGAGACT GTACAAGAACATACCCCATATGTCATTTGATGACACGAGCAGAGAGCCAGAACAAGCGTTTCGCCTAAACAGGGATCCACTGGCTGAACTTGAGTATCCAACCAA GATTGCCAGATTCTCCAATGTGCAGCACTTATCTATTCACATATCTCGGAACTTTGGGGCAGAATCCACTCGTGTGTATTACATTGGGCTACGGGGAGAGTACAAAGAG GCCCACAGGCATGAGATTACAATTTGTAACTATGAGGCTGCAGCCAACCCAGCAGATCACAAAGTGGAGAACATTACTCCGCAGCCACAGTTCATATCATGA
- the LOC127620203 gene encoding PITH domain-containing protein 1-like isoform X1 — protein sequence MSGHGHGGGHSHGCCECDHEPAERGVEYELYRRIDIEKLQCLNESRDGDGKLVFKPWDQRTDREKFVESDADEELLFNIPFTGSVKLKGIIIAGEDDESHPAEMRLYKNIPHMSFDDTSREPEQAFRLNRDPLAELEYPTKIARFSNVQHLSIHISRNFGAESTRVYYIGLRGEYKEAHRHEITICNYEAAANPADHKVENITPQPQFIS from the exons ATGTCTGGACACGGCCATGGCGGTGGACACAGTCACGGTTGCTGTGAATGCGATCACGAGCCAGCTGAGCGAGGAGTGGAATATGAGCTGTACAGACGCATTGATATAGAGAAGCTTCAGTGCTTGAATGAGAGCCGAGACGGAGACGGTAAACTGGTGTTCAAGCCTTGGGATCAACGCACTGACAGGGAGAAG tttgttgaAAGTGATGCTGACGAGGAACTTCTGTTCAATATACC GTTTACAGGCAGTGTGAAGCTGAAGGGAATCATTATTGCTGGGGAAGATGATGAGTCACACCCTGCTGAAATGAGACT GTACAAGAACATACCCCATATGTCATTTGATGACACGAGCAGAGAGCCAGAACAAGCGTTTCGCCTAAACAGGGATCCACTGGCTGAACTTGAGTATCCAACCAA GATTGCCAGATTCTCCAATGTGCAGCACTTATCTATTCACATATCTCGGAACTTTGGGGCAGAATCCACTCGTGTGTATTACATTGGGCTACGGGGAGAGTACAAAGAG GCCCACAGGCATGAGATTACAATTTGTAACTATGAGGCTGCAGCCAACCCAGCAGATCACAAAGTGGAGAACATTACTCCGCAGCCACAGTTCATATCATGA
- the LOC127620197 gene encoding elongin-A-like produces the protein MAEELLEAVEKLQLRLTENQEPRKLLKTLKRLGELPVTVDILVETGVGKTVNSLRKHEFAGETAKNLVAKWKKLVPEKTADRPSVKEGRSHSRINEPGGHKRIREQSPEEPPLVEEEHQEEMEYQHGYSPSPPQHYSPQYRHSNEREYQSDEYESPPEEELEPESEPSPPRNDIRHSKPHKEPAREHSSHDVREQERRKHREQAAGGSSSEGRTHKADREQKSGTSHKSKQDRHLTSHEDKREKKRGSDGKLKERREVPEQVEEDEEPFEAPTMSFESFLTYDAPTPSKKKKKQPSRPPQPPAPVPSVSSKSSKANGTSSKRSKPSSSAVTTATVPVKRKKVVDVVPTLPEIPLPAILTYRPLPSIDLTPLSPQRRKVPVSYDEEDAACIGRRLNSKMVVYSGSKTAYLPKMMSLYEQCIRVLQNNIDSIDEVGGVPFEILEPVLERCTPEQLYRIEQCNQYFTEDSDDLWMRHCQRDFKHDPPQELESWRELYLRLHEEREERLRKLTMNISSAHANKPKGRQVKMAFVNSVAKPPRDVRRRQEKFGTKNGSPSTSAAPTAKIRPASNYSYLSKSSDQGGQSSSSSPPESSSRPSAPNSAGGSSAREKPQVKKIAPMMAKTIKAFKNRFSRR, from the exons ATGGCGGAGGAGCTACTGGAGGCAGTCGAGAAGTTGCAGTTAAGGCTCACAGAAAATCAAGAGCCTCGCAAG CTGCTTAAAACTCTCAAAAGGCTGGGAGAGCTGCCTGTAACTGTAGACATCCTGGTG GAAACAGGTGTTGGAAAGACTGTGAATTCCCTTCGCAAACATGAATTTGCTGGTGAGACTGCTAAGAACCTCGTGGCCAAGTGGAAGAAGTTGGTTCCAGAGAAGACTGCAGACAG accaagtgtaaaGGAGGGGCGTTCCCACTCACGCATTAATGAGCCTGGAGGGCATAAACGAATCAGGGAGCAGTCTCCAGAGGAACCTCCACTTGTGGAGGAGGAACACCAGGAGGAGATGGAATACCAACATGGCTACTCCCCCTCCCCCCCACAGCACTACAGCCCACAGTACAGGCACAGCAACGAAAGGGAGTATCAGTCAGACGAGTATGAAAGCCCTCCAGAAGAGGAGCTGGAGCCAGAGTCAGAACCCAGTCCCCCACGAAATGACATTAGACACAGCAAACCACACAAAGAGCCGGCCAGAGAGCATAGTTCTCACGATGTCCGGGAACAGGAGAGACGGAAGCACCGTGAACAGGCTGCTGGTGGCAGCAGTAGTGAGGGGAGGACACATAAAGCCGACAGAGAGCAAAAGAGTGGGACAAGTCACAAATCTAAACAGGATCGGCATTTAACCTCGCATGAAGACAAGAGGGAAAAGAAAAGAGGAAGTGATG GAAAATTAAAGGAGAGAAGAGAAGTTCCAGAGCAAGTGGAGGAGGACGAGGAGCCATTTGAGGCTCCCACCATGTCTTTTGAATCCTTTCTCACATACGACGCTCCTACcccaagtaaaaaaaagaaaaagcagccCTCGCGACCCCCTCAGCCCCCTGCCCCTGTTCCTTCTGTCTCCTCCAAGTCTAGCAAAGCTAATGGGACCAGCAGTAAACGCTCTAAGCCATCCTCTTCCGCTGTGACCACGGCCACTGTTCCAGTGAAACGCAAGAAG GTTGTGGATGTGGTTCCCACTCTACCAGAAATCCCTTTGCCAGCCATTCTGACCTACAGACCCCTGCCCTCCATTGATCTTACTCCACTATCCCCCCAGAGACGCAAAG TCCCTGTGTCATATGATGAAGAAGATGCTGCCTGCATAGGCCGACGGCTTAACTCTAAAATGGTGGTGTACTCTGGCTCCAAGACGGCATACTTACCAAAAATGATGAGCCTGTATGAACAGTGCATTAGAGTCCTCCAGAACAACATTGATT CAATCGATGAAGTGGGCGGAGTGCCATTTGAGATTCTGGAACCGGTTCTGGAGAGATGCACCCCTGAGCAGCTTTATAGGATTGAGCAGTGTAATCAG TATTTCACAGAAGACTCCGATGATCTGTGGATGAGACACTGCCAGCGGGATTTTAAGCACGATCCTCCTCAGGAGTTAGAGTCTTGGAGGGAACTGTATCTCCGGCTCCATGAGGAACGAGAAGAACGTCTGCGCAAGCTCACGATGAACATCAGCTCTGCCCATGCAAACAAACCTAAag GGCGGCAGGTTAAAATGGCATTTGTCAACTCTGTTGCTAAGCCGCCACGTGATGTCCGCCGGAGACAGGAGAAGTTTGGTACTAAAAACGGTTCTCCTAGCACAAGCGCTGCTCCCACTGCCAA GATCAGACCAGCATCAAACTACAGCTACCTTAGCAAGTCCAGTGATCAAGGTGGCCAGTCATCTTCCAGTAGTCCCCCTGAATCCTCCTCTCGGCCCTCTGCTCCCAACAGTGCTGGTGGCTCCAGTGCCAGAGAAAAACCACAGGTCAAAA aaattgcCCCAATGATGGCTAAGACTATCAAAGCATTCAAGAACAGATTTTCCAGGCGGTAA